The genome window CAGTGCTCGCCTTACATAATTTTAAGATGTTTGCCAGTTGCAAGTAAATTAGGCGATCGCCGTTTCTCTCTCTGCTGTAGTTGCTACGTTATGGAGCACCGGCTGGCGAGTTTTCAGGTTAAACCGGTAGCCGTGGGGGAGGATGTGCAACTTGGCGCCGCAAATCGCCAAAGCCTCATCCTTCAACAGTCCATCTAGATTGTCGTGGAGTTTTTCCGACTCGTCGATGACAGTTACAGCGCTTTCGCCAATAACTTCCAACTCGTCACCGCTGACTAAAATAGCTGTATTTTCGTCAATACCAAATCCCAACACGGCAGGTTGCAGCAAGAGTGCCGAAACTAAGCGTCCCAGACGACCTCGCTGGGCGAAATGCTGGTCGATGACAACTCCTGGAAGGAAACCCATTCCCGGGCCCATTGCTACCACATCAACGCGGGGATTTGTCTCCGAGTCTCCTTCAATAATCATCATGTCTGGCATCATTGCCGCGCCGGCACTGGTGCCGCCAATGATAATCCCTTCCGAGTAGCGTTTGTGCATAGCTGCGTCGAGTTTGG of Oscillatoria nigro-viridis PCC 7112 contains these proteins:
- a CDS encoding cyanophycinase translates to MASNENQGKLLIIGGAEDKEGECKILREFLRCAGGTKARIVVMTAATSLPGEVGDNYIRVFERLGAEDVRVVDTQRPEDANNPDYLEAIEQATGIFFTGGDQARIISCLKDTKLDAAMHKRYSEGIIIGGTSAGAAMMPDMMIIEGDSETNPRVDVVAMGPGMGFLPGVVIDQHFAQRGRLGRLVSALLLQPAVLGFGIDENTAILVSGDELEVIGESAVTVIDESEKLHDNLDGLLKDEALAICGAKLHILPHGYRFNLKTRQPVLHNVATTAERETAIA